In Cicer arietinum cultivar CDC Frontier isolate Library 1 chromosome 1, Cicar.CDCFrontier_v2.0, whole genome shotgun sequence, one DNA window encodes the following:
- the LOC101494877 gene encoding uncharacterized protein — translation MGSNGGSNITPLRKTLPLRVLKPDVNNIKNLAQKLKKVQRVIFMGKFGKILDLLEVNVQMDAVIALAQFYDPPIRCFTFKDFQLAPTLEECERIMGYPMKGSKPYQYMEHYPSLKTIAETFDIPIKEIEDNRTNKDNLIGFPIKYLEEKAVNLARDGKWDTFMDVLALIISGIVLFPTIKDFVDFMAIDVFLAYKHRGENPVPAVLADIYYTLDFRHEKEGGLIHCCSPILYFWFVKHIFQDMHQLKTKSKKEWANVLANLNEGTIQWYSRSQDINEVICRCGGFVDVPLMGTKRCINYSPYVAWRQLGYPMTKPPIMDVTKSFVIHGRDGYDASLLRRIRKSWEDVVRRGQ, via the coding sequence ATGGGATCCAATGGTGGCTCAAATATTACTCCATTAAGAAAGACCTTGCCATTGAGAGTTCTTAAACCTGATGTGAACAACATTAAGAATCTTGCTCAGAAGTTGAAGAAAGTACAACGTGTAATCTTTATGGGGAAATTCGGTAAGATTCTTGATTTACTTGAAGTTAATGTACAAATGGATGCCGTTATAGCGTTGGCCCAATTCTATGATCCTCCTATTAGGTGTTTCACTTTTAAggactttcagttggccccaACATTGGAGGAGTGCGAACGAATAATGGGATATCCGATGAAGGGGAGTAAACCTTACCAATACATGGAACACTATCCCTCACTGAAAACAATTGCTGAAACGTTTGATATCCCTATAAAGGAAATAGAAGACAATAGAACCaacaaagataatttgattGGATTTCCAATAAAATATCTTGAGGAGAAAGCAGTAAACTTAGCAAGAGATGGAAAATGGGACACCTTCATGGACGTGCTTGCCTTAATTATATCTGGAATTGTTTTATTTCCAACTATTAAGGATTTTGTGGATTTCATGGCGATAGACGTCTTTTTGGCTTACAAGCATAGAGGGGAGAATCCAGTACCGGCAGTTTTGGCTGACATTTACTACACGCTCGACTTCCGTCATGAGAAAGAGGGGGGCCTAATCCATTGTTGCTCGCCAATACTCTATTTTTGGTTtgtcaaacatatttttcaagACATGCATCAATTAAAAACTAAGAGCAAAAAGGAATGGGCCAACGTTCTAGCAAATCTCAACGAAGGAACGATTCAATGGTACTCTCGGAGTCAAGATATAAATGAAGTGATTTGTAGATGCGGTGGTTTCGTAGATGTTCCCCTCATGGGAACCAAAAGGTGTATAAATTATAGTCCCTATGTTGCATGGAGACAATTGGGTTATCCTATGACAAAACCCCCAATAATGgatgttacaaaatcttttgttaTTCATGGACGAGATGGTTATGATGCTAGCTTGTTGAGAAGAATACGTAAGTCTTGGGAAGATGTTGTTAGAAGAGGACAATAA